A single genomic interval of Homo sapiens chromosome 7, GRCh38.p14 Primary Assembly harbors:
- the FAM131B gene encoding protein FAM131B isoform e (isoform e is encoded by transcript variant e) has translation MDSTSSLHGSSLHRPSTELSMEDTTSILPKLKRNSNAYGIGALAKSSFSGISRSMKDHVTKPTAMGQGRVAHMIEWQGWGKTPAVQPQHSHESVRRDTDAYSDLSDGEKEARFLAGVMEQFAISEATLMAWSSMDGEDMSVNSTQEPLGCNYSDNYQELMDSQDALAQAPMDGWPHSYVSQGMYCLGSSDAWEASDQSLIASPATGSYLGPAFDDSQPSLHEMGPSQPASGYSALEPPPLLGGDTDWAPGVGAVDLARGPAEEEKRPLAPEEEEDAGCRDLESLSPREDPEMSTALSRKVSDVTSSGVQSFDEEEGEANN, from the exons ATGGACAGCACCAGCTCACTGCACGGGAGCAGCCTCCATCGGCCATCGACTGAG CTCTCCATGGAGGACACCACTTCCATTCTTCCGAAGCTTAAGCGAAACTCTAACGCCTATGGCATTGGGGCCCTGGCCAAGTCATCATTCTCAG GGATCTCACGGAGCATGAAGGACCATGTGACAAAGCCCACAGCCATGGGGCAAGGCCGGGTGGCCCACATGATtgagtggcagggctgggggaaGACACCAGCTGTTCAGCCACAACACAGCCATGAGTCCGTGCGCAGGGATACGGATGCCTACTCCGACCTCAGCGATGGCGAGAAGGAGGCACGTTTTCTAGCAG GCGTCATGGAGCAGTTTGCTATCTCTGAGGCCACACTCATGGCCTGGTCTTCCATGGATGGTGAGGACATGAGTGTGAACTCCACCCAGGAGCCATTGGGCTGCAACTACAGTGACAACTACCAGGAACTGATGGACAGTCAGG ATGCCCTGGCTCAAGCACCCATGGATGGATGGCCTCACTCTTACGTGTCCCAGGGTATGTACTGTCTGGGGTCGTCAGATGCCTGGGAAGCCAGCGATCAGTCCCTCATTGCCTCTCCGGCCACAGGATCCTATCTTGGGCCTGCATTTGATGACTCACAACCCAGCTTGCATGAAATGGGACCTTCCCAACCAGCTTCAGGATACTCTGCTCTGGAGCCTCCACCTTTGCTGGGGGGAGACACTGACTGGGCTCCGGGGGTAGGCGCAGTGGACCTGGCAAGGGGCCCTGCTGAGGAGGAGAAGAGGCCATTGGCacctgaggaggaagaggatgcgGGATGCCGGGACCTGGAGTCACTTTCCCCACGAGAAGACCCTGAGATGTCTACCGCTCTCAGCCGGAAGGTGTCTGACGTCACATCCTCAGGTGTGCAGTCCTTTGATGAGGAGGAAGGCGAGGCCAACAACTAG
- the FAM131B gene encoding protein FAM131B isoform c (isoform c is encoded by transcript variant c), giving the protein MKDHVTKPTAMGQGRVAHMIEWQGWGKTPAVQPQHSHESVRRDTDAYSDLSDGEKEARFLAGVMEQFAISEATLMAWSSMDGEDMSVNSTQEPLGCNYSDNYQELMDSQDALAQAPMDGWPHSYVSQGMYCLGSSDAWEASDQSLIASPATGSYLGPAFDDSQPSLHEMGPSQPASGYSALEPPPLLGGDTDWAPGVGAVDLARGPAEEEKRPLAPEEEEDAGCRDLESLSPREDPEMSTALSRKVSDVTSSGVQSFDEEEGEANN; this is encoded by the exons ATGAAGGACCATGTGACAAAGCCCACAGCCATGGGGCAAGGCCGGGTGGCCCACATGATtgagtggcagggctgggggaaGACACCAGCTGTTCAGCCACAACACAGCCATGAGTCCGTGCGCAGGGATACGGATGCCTACTCCGACCTCAGCGATGGCGAGAAGGAGGCACGTTTTCTAGCAG GCGTCATGGAGCAGTTTGCTATCTCTGAGGCCACACTCATGGCCTGGTCTTCCATGGATGGTGAGGACATGAGTGTGAACTCCACCCAGGAGCCATTGGGCTGCAACTACAGTGACAACTACCAGGAACTGATGGACAGTCAGG ATGCCCTGGCTCAAGCACCCATGGATGGATGGCCTCACTCTTACGTGTCCCAGGGTATGTACTGTCTGGGGTCGTCAGATGCCTGGGAAGCCAGCGATCAGTCCCTCATTGCCTCTCCGGCCACAGGATCCTATCTTGGGCCTGCATTTGATGACTCACAACCCAGCTTGCATGAAATGGGACCTTCCCAACCAGCTTCAGGATACTCTGCTCTGGAGCCTCCACCTTTGCTGGGGGGAGACACTGACTGGGCTCCGGGGGTAGGCGCAGTGGACCTGGCAAGGGGCCCTGCTGAGGAGGAGAAGAGGCCATTGGCacctgaggaggaagaggatgcgGGATGCCGGGACCTGGAGTCACTTTCCCCACGAGAAGACCCTGAGATGTCTACCGCTCTCAGCCGGAAGGTGTCTGACGTCACATCCTCAGGTGTGCAGTCCTTTGATGAGGAGGAAGGCGAGGCCAACAACTAG
- the FAM131B gene encoding protein FAM131B isoform d (isoform d is encoded by transcript variant d) — protein MGCIGSRTVGNEVIAVDWKGLKDVDQINMDSTSSLHGSSLHRPSTELSMEDTTSILPKLKRNSNAYGIGALAKSSFSGISRSMKDHVTKPTAMGQGRVAHMIEWQGWGKTPAVQPQHSHESVRRDTDAYSDLSDGEKEARFLAGVMEQFAISEATLMAWSSMDGEDMSVNSTQEPLGCNYSDNYQELMDSQDALAQAPMDGWPHSYVSQGMYCLGSSDAWEASDQSLIASPATGSYLGPAFDDSQPSLHEMGPSQPASGYSALEPPPLLGGDTDWAPGVGAVDLARGPAEEEKRPLAPEEEEDAGCRDLESLSPREDPEMSTALSRKVSDVTSSGVQSFDEEEGEANN, from the exons ATGGGCTGCATCGGCTCCCGGACTGTGG GGAATGAGGTGATTGCAGTGGATTGGAAGGGCCTGAAGGATGTCGATCAAATCAACATGGACAGCACCAGCTCACTGCACGGGAGCAGCCTCCATCGGCCATCGACTGAG CTCTCCATGGAGGACACCACTTCCATTCTTCCGAAGCTTAAGCGAAACTCTAACGCCTATGGCATTGGGGCCCTGGCCAAGTCATCATTCTCAG GGATCTCACGGAGCATGAAGGACCATGTGACAAAGCCCACAGCCATGGGGCAAGGCCGGGTGGCCCACATGATtgagtggcagggctgggggaaGACACCAGCTGTTCAGCCACAACACAGCCATGAGTCCGTGCGCAGGGATACGGATGCCTACTCCGACCTCAGCGATGGCGAGAAGGAGGCACGTTTTCTAGCAG GCGTCATGGAGCAGTTTGCTATCTCTGAGGCCACACTCATGGCCTGGTCTTCCATGGATGGTGAGGACATGAGTGTGAACTCCACCCAGGAGCCATTGGGCTGCAACTACAGTGACAACTACCAGGAACTGATGGACAGTCAGG ATGCCCTGGCTCAAGCACCCATGGATGGATGGCCTCACTCTTACGTGTCCCAGGGTATGTACTGTCTGGGGTCGTCAGATGCCTGGGAAGCCAGCGATCAGTCCCTCATTGCCTCTCCGGCCACAGGATCCTATCTTGGGCCTGCATTTGATGACTCACAACCCAGCTTGCATGAAATGGGACCTTCCCAACCAGCTTCAGGATACTCTGCTCTGGAGCCTCCACCTTTGCTGGGGGGAGACACTGACTGGGCTCCGGGGGTAGGCGCAGTGGACCTGGCAAGGGGCCCTGCTGAGGAGGAGAAGAGGCCATTGGCacctgaggaggaagaggatgcgGGATGCCGGGACCTGGAGTCACTTTCCCCACGAGAAGACCCTGAGATGTCTACCGCTCTCAGCCGGAAGGTGTCTGACGTCACATCCTCAGGTGTGCAGTCCTTTGATGAGGAGGAAGGCGAGGCCAACAACTAG
- the FAM131B gene encoding protein FAM131B isoform a (isoform a is encoded by transcript variant a): MGCIGSRTVGNEVIAVDWKGLKDVDQINMDSTSSLHGSSLHRPSTEQTRTDFSWDGINLSMEDTTSILPKLKRNSNAYGIGALAKSSFSGISRSMKDHVTKPTAMGQGRVAHMIEWQGWGKTPAVQPQHSHESVRRDTDAYSDLSDGEKEARFLAGVMEQFAISEATLMAWSSMDGEDMSVNSTQEPLGCNYSDNYQELMDSQDALAQAPMDGWPHSYVSQGMYCLGSSDAWEASDQSLIASPATGSYLGPAFDDSQPSLHEMGPSQPASGYSALEPPPLLGGDTDWAPGVGAVDLARGPAEEEKRPLAPEEEEDAGCRDLESLSPREDPEMSTALSRKVSDVTSSGVQSFDEEEGEANN; encoded by the exons ATGGGCTGCATCGGCTCCCGGACTGTGG GGAATGAGGTGATTGCAGTGGATTGGAAGGGCCTGAAGGATGTCGATCAAATCAACATGGACAGCACCAGCTCACTGCACGGGAGCAGCCTCCATCGGCCATCGACTGAG CAAACTCGAACTGATTTCTCCTGGGACGGCATCAAC CTCTCCATGGAGGACACCACTTCCATTCTTCCGAAGCTTAAGCGAAACTCTAACGCCTATGGCATTGGGGCCCTGGCCAAGTCATCATTCTCAG GGATCTCACGGAGCATGAAGGACCATGTGACAAAGCCCACAGCCATGGGGCAAGGCCGGGTGGCCCACATGATtgagtggcagggctgggggaaGACACCAGCTGTTCAGCCACAACACAGCCATGAGTCCGTGCGCAGGGATACGGATGCCTACTCCGACCTCAGCGATGGCGAGAAGGAGGCACGTTTTCTAGCAG GCGTCATGGAGCAGTTTGCTATCTCTGAGGCCACACTCATGGCCTGGTCTTCCATGGATGGTGAGGACATGAGTGTGAACTCCACCCAGGAGCCATTGGGCTGCAACTACAGTGACAACTACCAGGAACTGATGGACAGTCAGG ATGCCCTGGCTCAAGCACCCATGGATGGATGGCCTCACTCTTACGTGTCCCAGGGTATGTACTGTCTGGGGTCGTCAGATGCCTGGGAAGCCAGCGATCAGTCCCTCATTGCCTCTCCGGCCACAGGATCCTATCTTGGGCCTGCATTTGATGACTCACAACCCAGCTTGCATGAAATGGGACCTTCCCAACCAGCTTCAGGATACTCTGCTCTGGAGCCTCCACCTTTGCTGGGGGGAGACACTGACTGGGCTCCGGGGGTAGGCGCAGTGGACCTGGCAAGGGGCCCTGCTGAGGAGGAGAAGAGGCCATTGGCacctgaggaggaagaggatgcgGGATGCCGGGACCTGGAGTCACTTTCCCCACGAGAAGACCCTGAGATGTCTACCGCTCTCAGCCGGAAGGTGTCTGACGTCACATCCTCAGGTGTGCAGTCCTTTGATGAGGAGGAAGGCGAGGCCAACAACTAG
- the FAM131B gene encoding protein FAM131B isoform f (isoform f is encoded by transcript variant g), translating into MEDTTSILPKLKRNSNAYGIGALAKSSFSGISRSMKDHVTKPTAMGQGRVAHMIEWQGWGKTPAVQPQHSHESVRRDTDAYSDLSDGEKEARFLAGVMEQFAISEATLMAWSSMDGEDMSVNSTQEPLGCNYSDNYQELMDSQDALAQAPMDGWPHSYVSQGMYCLGSSDAWEASDQSLIASPATGSYLGPAFDDSQPSLHEMGPSQPASGYSALEPPPLLGGDTDWAPGVGAVDLARGPAEEEKRPLAPEEEEDAGCRDLESLSPREDPEMSTALSRKVSDVTSSGVQSFDEEEGEANN; encoded by the exons ATGGAGGACACCACTTCCATTCTTCCGAAGCTTAAGCGAAACTCTAACGCCTATGGCATTGGGGCCCTGGCCAAGTCATCATTCTCAG GGATCTCACGGAGCATGAAGGACCATGTGACAAAGCCCACAGCCATGGGGCAAGGCCGGGTGGCCCACATGATtgagtggcagggctgggggaaGACACCAGCTGTTCAGCCACAACACAGCCATGAGTCCGTGCGCAGGGATACGGATGCCTACTCCGACCTCAGCGATGGCGAGAAGGAGGCACGTTTTCTAGCAG GCGTCATGGAGCAGTTTGCTATCTCTGAGGCCACACTCATGGCCTGGTCTTCCATGGATGGTGAGGACATGAGTGTGAACTCCACCCAGGAGCCATTGGGCTGCAACTACAGTGACAACTACCAGGAACTGATGGACAGTCAGG ATGCCCTGGCTCAAGCACCCATGGATGGATGGCCTCACTCTTACGTGTCCCAGGGTATGTACTGTCTGGGGTCGTCAGATGCCTGGGAAGCCAGCGATCAGTCCCTCATTGCCTCTCCGGCCACAGGATCCTATCTTGGGCCTGCATTTGATGACTCACAACCCAGCTTGCATGAAATGGGACCTTCCCAACCAGCTTCAGGATACTCTGCTCTGGAGCCTCCACCTTTGCTGGGGGGAGACACTGACTGGGCTCCGGGGGTAGGCGCAGTGGACCTGGCAAGGGGCCCTGCTGAGGAGGAGAAGAGGCCATTGGCacctgaggaggaagaggatgcgGGATGCCGGGACCTGGAGTCACTTTCCCCACGAGAAGACCCTGAGATGTCTACCGCTCTCAGCCGGAAGGTGTCTGACGTCACATCCTCAGGTGTGCAGTCCTTTGATGAGGAGGAAGGCGAGGCCAACAACTAG
- the FAM131B gene encoding protein FAM131B isoform X1, translating into MDSTSSLHGSSLHRPSTEQTRTDFSWDGINLSMEDTTSILPKLKRNSNAYGIGALAKSSFSGISRSMKDHVTKPTAMGQGRVAHMIEWQGWGKTPAVQPQHSHESVRRDTDAYSDLSDGEKEARFLAGVMEQFAISEATLMAWSSMDGEDMSVNSTQEPLGCNYSDNYQELMDSQDALAQAPMDGWPHSYVSQGMYCLGSSDAWEASDQSLIASPATGSYLGPAFDDSQPSLHEMGPSQPASGYSALEPPPLLGGDTDWAPGVGAVDLARGPAEEEKRPLAPEEEEDAGCRDLESLSPREDPEMSTALSRKVSDVTSSGVQSFDEEEGEANN; encoded by the exons ATGGACAGCACCAGCTCACTGCACGGGAGCAGCCTCCATCGGCCATCGACTGAG CAAACTCGAACTGATTTCTCCTGGGACGGCATCAAC CTCTCCATGGAGGACACCACTTCCATTCTTCCGAAGCTTAAGCGAAACTCTAACGCCTATGGCATTGGGGCCCTGGCCAAGTCATCATTCTCAG GGATCTCACGGAGCATGAAGGACCATGTGACAAAGCCCACAGCCATGGGGCAAGGCCGGGTGGCCCACATGATtgagtggcagggctgggggaaGACACCAGCTGTTCAGCCACAACACAGCCATGAGTCCGTGCGCAGGGATACGGATGCCTACTCCGACCTCAGCGATGGCGAGAAGGAGGCACGTTTTCTAGCAG GCGTCATGGAGCAGTTTGCTATCTCTGAGGCCACACTCATGGCCTGGTCTTCCATGGATGGTGAGGACATGAGTGTGAACTCCACCCAGGAGCCATTGGGCTGCAACTACAGTGACAACTACCAGGAACTGATGGACAGTCAGG ATGCCCTGGCTCAAGCACCCATGGATGGATGGCCTCACTCTTACGTGTCCCAGGGTATGTACTGTCTGGGGTCGTCAGATGCCTGGGAAGCCAGCGATCAGTCCCTCATTGCCTCTCCGGCCACAGGATCCTATCTTGGGCCTGCATTTGATGACTCACAACCCAGCTTGCATGAAATGGGACCTTCCCAACCAGCTTCAGGATACTCTGCTCTGGAGCCTCCACCTTTGCTGGGGGGAGACACTGACTGGGCTCCGGGGGTAGGCGCAGTGGACCTGGCAAGGGGCCCTGCTGAGGAGGAGAAGAGGCCATTGGCacctgaggaggaagaggatgcgGGATGCCGGGACCTGGAGTCACTTTCCCCACGAGAAGACCCTGAGATGTCTACCGCTCTCAGCCGGAAGGTGTCTGACGTCACATCCTCAGGTGTGCAGTCCTTTGATGAGGAGGAAGGCGAGGCCAACAACTAG